A single genomic interval of Marmota flaviventris isolate mMarFla1 chromosome 14, mMarFla1.hap1, whole genome shotgun sequence harbors:
- the LOC114094668 gene encoding quinone oxidoreductase PIG3 isoform X2 gives MASDRMLAVYFDNPGGPENLYIKEVPKPIPGEGEVLLKVAVSALNRADLFQRQGQYHPPPGASSILGLEASGYVSELGPGCQGHWKIGDPAMALLPGGGQAQYVTVPEELLMSIPEGLTLHQAAAIPEVWLTSFQLLHLLGNVQAGETVLIHAGASAVGTAAIQLTRMAGAIPLVTAGSQNKLQMAEKLGAAAGFNYKEQDFCEATLKFTKGAGVNLILDCIGGSYWEKNVNCLALDGRWILYGLLGGEDVSGPLFSKLFYKRGSLITSRLRNRDKKYKQMLVKAFTEQILPHFSKEGPQRLLPVLDRVYPMAEIQAAHEYMQANKNVGKIVLELPQ, from the exons ATGGCTTCAG ATAGAATGCTAGCTGTGTACTTCGACAATCCTGGGGGACCAGAAAATCTCTACATAAAGGAGGTGCCCAAACCGATCCCCGGGGAGGGTGAAGTCCTTCTGAAGGTGGCTGTCAGTGCCCTGAACCGCGCGGACTTATTCCAG AGACAGGGCCAGTATCACCCACCCCCAGGAGCCAGCAGCATTTTAGGACTTGAGGCATCAGGATATGTGTCAGAGCTGGGGCCTGGCTGCCAGGGGCACTGGAAGATTGGGGACCCAGCCATGGCTCTGCTGCCTGGTGGGGGCCAGGCTCAGTATGTCACTGTCCCTGAAGAACTCCTGATGAGCATCCCAGAGGGACTGACCCTGCACCAGGCTGCTGCCATCCCAGAAGTTTGGCTCACCTCCTTCCAGCTGTTACATCTTTTGG GAAATGTACAGGCTGGAGAAACTGTGCTAATCCACGCAGGGGCAAGTGCTGTGGGCACAGCTGCCATCCAACTCACCCGGATGGCTGGTGCTATTCCTCTGGTCACAGCTGGATCCCAGAACAAGCTTCAAATGGCAGAAAAGCTTGGAGCAGCTGCTGGATTCAATTACAAAGAACAGGATTTTTGTGAAGCAACACTGAAATTTACCAAAG GTGCTGGAGTGAACCTTATTCTAGACTGCATAGGAGGATCCTACTGGGAGAAAAATGTCAACTGCCTGGCTCTTGATGGTCGATGGATTCTCTACGGTCTGTTGGGAGGAGAAGATGTCAGTGGGCCCCTGTTTTCAAAGCTATTTTATAAACGAGGAAGTCTGATCACTAGTCGGTTGAGAAATAGGGACAAGAAG TACAAGCAAATGCTGGTGAAAGCGTTCACAGAGCAAATTCTGCCCCATTTCTCCAAGGAGGGACCCCAACGTCTCCTGCCAGTGCTGGACAGAGTCTACCCAATGGCTGAAATCCAAGCCGCCCATGAGTACATGCAGGCTAACAAGAACGTGGGCAAAATCGTCCTGGAATTGCCCCAGTGA
- the LOC114094668 gene encoding quinone oxidoreductase PIG3 isoform X3 — MLAVYFDNPGGPENLYIKEVPKPIPGEGEVLLKVAVSALNRADLFQRQGQYHPPPGASSILGLEASGYVSELGPGCQGHWKIGDPAMALLPGGGQAQYVTVPEELLMSIPEGLTLHQAAAIPEVWLTSFQLLHLLGNVQAGETVLIHAGASAVGTAAIQLTRMAGAIPLVTAGSQNKLQMAEKLGAAAGFNYKEQDFCEATLKFTKGAGVNLILDCIGGSYWEKNVNCLALDGRWILYGLLGGEDVSGPLFSKLFYKRGSLITSRLRNRDKKYKQMLVKAFTEQILPHFSKEGPQRLLPVLDRVYPMAEIQAAHEYMQANKNVGKIVLELPQ, encoded by the exons ATGCTAGCTGTGTACTTCGACAATCCTGGGGGACCAGAAAATCTCTACATAAAGGAGGTGCCCAAACCGATCCCCGGGGAGGGTGAAGTCCTTCTGAAGGTGGCTGTCAGTGCCCTGAACCGCGCGGACTTATTCCAG AGACAGGGCCAGTATCACCCACCCCCAGGAGCCAGCAGCATTTTAGGACTTGAGGCATCAGGATATGTGTCAGAGCTGGGGCCTGGCTGCCAGGGGCACTGGAAGATTGGGGACCCAGCCATGGCTCTGCTGCCTGGTGGGGGCCAGGCTCAGTATGTCACTGTCCCTGAAGAACTCCTGATGAGCATCCCAGAGGGACTGACCCTGCACCAGGCTGCTGCCATCCCAGAAGTTTGGCTCACCTCCTTCCAGCTGTTACATCTTTTGG GAAATGTACAGGCTGGAGAAACTGTGCTAATCCACGCAGGGGCAAGTGCTGTGGGCACAGCTGCCATCCAACTCACCCGGATGGCTGGTGCTATTCCTCTGGTCACAGCTGGATCCCAGAACAAGCTTCAAATGGCAGAAAAGCTTGGAGCAGCTGCTGGATTCAATTACAAAGAACAGGATTTTTGTGAAGCAACACTGAAATTTACCAAAG GTGCTGGAGTGAACCTTATTCTAGACTGCATAGGAGGATCCTACTGGGAGAAAAATGTCAACTGCCTGGCTCTTGATGGTCGATGGATTCTCTACGGTCTGTTGGGAGGAGAAGATGTCAGTGGGCCCCTGTTTTCAAAGCTATTTTATAAACGAGGAAGTCTGATCACTAGTCGGTTGAGAAATAGGGACAAGAAG TACAAGCAAATGCTGGTGAAAGCGTTCACAGAGCAAATTCTGCCCCATTTCTCCAAGGAGGGACCCCAACGTCTCCTGCCAGTGCTGGACAGAGTCTACCCAATGGCTGAAATCCAAGCCGCCCATGAGTACATGCAGGCTAACAAGAACGTGGGCAAAATCGTCCTGGAATTGCCCCAGTGA
- the LOC114094668 gene encoding profilin-4 isoform X4, translating to MSHLQNLLLDSLLGTKHVDSAALIKLHERSVCVASPGFSLMPSDVRTLVNGFAKNSLQTRREGLYFKEKDYKCVRADDYSLYAKNDNRGVIVVKTHLFLLVATYIEGMYPSVCVEATEKLGDYLRKKGY from the exons ATGAGCCACTTGCAGAACTTATTGTTAGATAGTCTCCTGGGAACGAAGCATGTGGACAGCGCAGCCCTCATCAAACTACATGAGCGGAGCGTGTGTGTCGCATCGCCAGGATttagt CTAATGCCGAGTGATGTCCGAACACTTGTGAATGGATTTGCCAAAAACTCTTTGCAAACCCGCAGAGAAGGGTTGTATTTCAAGGAGAAGGATTATAAATGTGTCCGGGCAGATGACTATTCTCTTTATGCTAAGAAT GACAACAGAGGTGTGATTGTTGTGAAGACCCATCTGTTTCTTCTGGTGGCCACTTATATTGAGGGAATGTATCCAAGTGTCTGTGTAGAAGCCACAGAGAAACTGG GAGACTATCTAAGAAAAAAAGGATATTAA
- the Sf3b6 gene encoding splicing factor 3B subunit 6, protein MAMQAAKRANIRLPPEVNRILYIRNLPYKITAEEMYDIFGKYGPIRQIRVGNTPETRGTAYVVYEDIFDAKNACDHLSGFNVCNRYLVVLYYNANRAFQKMDTKKKEEQLKLLKEKYGINTDPPK, encoded by the exons ATGGCGATGCAAGCGGCCAAGAGGGCGAAC attcGACTTCCACCTGAAGTAAATCGgattttatatataagaaatttaCCATACAAAATCACAGCTGAAGAAATGTATGATATATTTGGGAAATATGGACCTATTCGTCAAATCAGAGT GGGGAATACACCTGAGACCAGAGGAACCGCCTATGTGGTCTATGAAGATATTTTTGATGCCAAGAATGCATGTGACCACCTATCAGGATTCAATGTTTGTAACAGATACCTCGTGGTTTTATACTATAATGCTAACAGG GCATTTCAGAAAATGGACACCAAAAAGAAGGAGGAACAGTTGAAGCTTCTCAAGGAAAAATATGGCATCAATACAGATCCACCAAAATAG
- the LOC114094668 gene encoding quinone oxidoreductase PIG3 isoform X1, translating into MYPSVCVEATEKLDRMLAVYFDNPGGPENLYIKEVPKPIPGEGEVLLKVAVSALNRADLFQRQGQYHPPPGASSILGLEASGYVSELGPGCQGHWKIGDPAMALLPGGGQAQYVTVPEELLMSIPEGLTLHQAAAIPEVWLTSFQLLHLLGNVQAGETVLIHAGASAVGTAAIQLTRMAGAIPLVTAGSQNKLQMAEKLGAAAGFNYKEQDFCEATLKFTKGAGVNLILDCIGGSYWEKNVNCLALDGRWILYGLLGGEDVSGPLFSKLFYKRGSLITSRLRNRDKKYKQMLVKAFTEQILPHFSKEGPQRLLPVLDRVYPMAEIQAAHEYMQANKNVGKIVLELPQ; encoded by the exons ATGTATCCAAGTGTCTGTGTAGAAGCCACAGAGAAACTGG ATAGAATGCTAGCTGTGTACTTCGACAATCCTGGGGGACCAGAAAATCTCTACATAAAGGAGGTGCCCAAACCGATCCCCGGGGAGGGTGAAGTCCTTCTGAAGGTGGCTGTCAGTGCCCTGAACCGCGCGGACTTATTCCAG AGACAGGGCCAGTATCACCCACCCCCAGGAGCCAGCAGCATTTTAGGACTTGAGGCATCAGGATATGTGTCAGAGCTGGGGCCTGGCTGCCAGGGGCACTGGAAGATTGGGGACCCAGCCATGGCTCTGCTGCCTGGTGGGGGCCAGGCTCAGTATGTCACTGTCCCTGAAGAACTCCTGATGAGCATCCCAGAGGGACTGACCCTGCACCAGGCTGCTGCCATCCCAGAAGTTTGGCTCACCTCCTTCCAGCTGTTACATCTTTTGG GAAATGTACAGGCTGGAGAAACTGTGCTAATCCACGCAGGGGCAAGTGCTGTGGGCACAGCTGCCATCCAACTCACCCGGATGGCTGGTGCTATTCCTCTGGTCACAGCTGGATCCCAGAACAAGCTTCAAATGGCAGAAAAGCTTGGAGCAGCTGCTGGATTCAATTACAAAGAACAGGATTTTTGTGAAGCAACACTGAAATTTACCAAAG GTGCTGGAGTGAACCTTATTCTAGACTGCATAGGAGGATCCTACTGGGAGAAAAATGTCAACTGCCTGGCTCTTGATGGTCGATGGATTCTCTACGGTCTGTTGGGAGGAGAAGATGTCAGTGGGCCCCTGTTTTCAAAGCTATTTTATAAACGAGGAAGTCTGATCACTAGTCGGTTGAGAAATAGGGACAAGAAG TACAAGCAAATGCTGGTGAAAGCGTTCACAGAGCAAATTCTGCCCCATTTCTCCAAGGAGGGACCCCAACGTCTCCTGCCAGTGCTGGACAGAGTCTACCCAATGGCTGAAATCCAAGCCGCCCATGAGTACATGCAGGCTAACAAGAACGTGGGCAAAATCGTCCTGGAATTGCCCCAGTGA